One genomic segment of Ricinus communis isolate WT05 ecotype wild-type chromosome 5, ASM1957865v1, whole genome shotgun sequence includes these proteins:
- the LOC8279109 gene encoding (E,E)-geranyllinalool synthase produces MESSIKALVRDVKEEMFLDIDPYSLIAASAYDTAWLAMVPNNSDPSQPMFMNCVNWVLINQKEVGFWGEGDGHGMPTIECLPATIACMIALKKWNIGQTMINKGMAFIQANAQNLIEEIYDLCPRWFAITFPAILELACANGLEIILSDQLKGEVMHIFYKRKEILERDKQADSYNYPPILAYLEAFPCSIDEEHVVKNLCKDGSLFQSPSATARAFMATKNKDYLAYLQSLVHRCPNGVPPIYPIDEDLIKLSMVNQLKRLGLAEHFNQEIEEALGQVYRNYMNQESCTKPINSVASKLYKDSLAFWLLRMNGYNVSPWIFCWFLLDEEILDHIQKDHELFSSVMLNVHRAADLMFPGECELEDAKSFSRMLLNKSTRMETRDKKNFSLPNFHEVIKHELRFPWLARLDHLEHRMWIEEKNITALWMEKSSFVRFSSLRNDKLMQLATKNYEFRQSIYMNELEELKRWSKSWGLADMGFGREKTTYCYFAIAASTSLPQDSDLRMIIAKSAIIITVADDFYDMEGSLGELQELTDAVQRWDAKGLSGYSRYIFDVLDDLVREMSAKYLEQHGIDDITNRLRYIWYETFNAWFTEAKWSRSGFIPSAQEYLETGMISIATHTLLLPGSCFLKSKYNLNPTQHETITKLVMIIPRLLNDIQSIEKEQKEGKVNFVLLHLKENPEAKIEDSIAYVKGILDEKKRQFIEQALVNGFNDLPKECRHLHLSCLKVFQMFFDSSNRYDSNTEMLQDIQKAIYLPLQVGPPRPLKLPAETPGPPLMPPAPQRSGSPERNQLVASYNYSDQRIKRYGINFASKRNIWPRTKDRSMAMPMPFNFRLCFI; encoded by the exons ATGGAATCATCCATTAAAGCTCTGGTTCGAGATGTTAAGGAAGAGATGTTCCTAGACATTGATCCTTATTCCCTTATTGCTGCTTCTGCTTATGACACTGCATGGCTAGCCATGGTTCCTAACAATTCTGACCCTTCACAGCCCATGTTTATGAATTGCGTGAATTGGGTGCTTATCAACCAGAAAGAAGTTGGGTTTTGGGGGGAGGGTGATGGCCATGGCATGCCCACTATTGAGTGCCTTCCTGCAACTATTGCTTGCATGATAGCTCTAAAGAAATGGAACATTGGGCAAACAATGATTAACAAAG GTATGGCTTTCATTCAAGCTAATGCACAGAACCTTATTGAAGAAATATATGATTTGTGTCCCCGCTGGTTTGCCATAACTTTTCCTGCAATTCTTGAGCTTGCATGTGCAAATGGTCTAGAGATTATCTTGTCTGACCAATTAAAGGGAGAAGTCATGCACATattctataaaagaaaagaaattcttgAAAG GGACAAACAAGCGGACAGCTACAATTATCCTCCAATATTAGCTTATCTTGAAGCCTTTCCATGCAGTATTGATGAAGAACATGTGGTTAAGAATTTATGCAAGGATGGTTCCTTATTCCAATCCCCTTCAGCTACAGCAAGAGCATTCATGGCTACTAAGAACAAAGACTATCTAGCTTACTTGCAATCTCTAGTTCACAGATGTCCTAATGGAG TTCCACCAATATATCCCATTGACGAAGACCTAATAAAGCTTAGCATGGTCAACCAATTAAAGAGGCTTGGTTTGGCTGAGCATTTTAACCAAGAGATTGAAGAAGCATTGGGACAAGTTTACAG gAATTACATGAATCAAGAATCATGTACAAAACCAATCAATTCAGTAGCATCAAAGCTATATAAAGACTCTCTGGCATTTTGGCTTCTGCGGATGAATGGATATAATGTATCACCAT GGATCTTTTGCTGGTTTTTACTTGATGAAGAAATTTTAGACCATATCCAAAAGGACCATGAATTATTTTCAAGTGTAATGCTAAATGTTCACAGAGCCGCTGATCTAATGTTTCCAGGGGAATGTGAACTTGAGGATGCTAAGTCATTTTCAAGGATGTTACTTAACAAAAGCACGCGGATGGAAACTAGAGACAAAAAGAACTTTTCACTCCCAAATTTTCATGAAGTG ATCAAGCACGAACTAAGGTTTCCATGGCTGGCTCGACTAGATCACCTAGAGCACAGAATGTGGattgaagaaaagaatatcACTGCTCTATGGATGGAAAAATCCTCCTTCGTTAG GTTTTCAAGCCTGCGCAATGACAAGCTAATGCAACTTGCCACCAAAAATTACGAATTTCGGCAGTCTATCTACATGAATGAGTTGGAAGAGCTGAAAAG GTGGTCTAAAAGCTGGGGTCTTGCTGATATGGGATTTGGTCGAGAAAAAACCACATACTGTTACTTTGCAATTGCTGCCAGTACTTCATTGCCTCAGGATTCTGATTTAAGAATGATTATTGCAAAGAGTGCAATAATTATCACTGTCGCCGATGATTTTTATGATATGGAAGGTTCTCTAGGCGAATTGCAAGAACTCACAGATGCAGTTCAAAG ATGGGATGCCAAAGGCTTGAGTGGCTATAGTAGATATATCTTTGACGTTCTTGATGATCTTGTGAGAGAAATGTCAGCAAAATACCTCGAACAACATGGAATTGATGATATAACGAACCGTCTTAGATATATA TGGTATGAAACTTTCAATGCATGGTTTACCGAAGCTAAGTGGAGCAGAAGTGGATTCATACCGTCAGCCCAAGAGTACCTTGAAACTGGCATGATATCTATTGCTACACACACTCTACTCCTTCCAGGTTCATGTTTCTTGAAATCGAAGTATAACCTCAATCCAACTCAACATGAAACCATCACCAAACTTGTCATGATTATTCCTCGTTTGTTGAATGATATTCAGAGTATTGAG AAGGAACAGAAGGAAGGCAAAGTAAACTTTGTTCTGCTCCACTTGAAAGAGAATCCAGAAGCAAAAATTGAAGATTCAATAGCATATGTCAAAGGAATACTTGATGAAAAGAAGAGACAGTTCATTGAGCAAGCTCTAGTGAATGGCTTCAACGATTTACCAAAAGAATGCAGGCATCTTCACCTATCATGTCTGAAAGTATTTCAAATGTTCTTTGATTCTAGCAACAGATATGACTCCAACACAGAAATGCTTCAAGACATTCAAAAGGCAATATATCTCCCTCTGCAAGTAGGACCGCCAAGACCATTAAAACTACCTGCAGAAACACCAGGGCCACCATTAATGCCTCCAGCACCTCAGCGTTCAGGATCACCTGAGAGGAATCAATTGGTTGCTAGCTATAATTATTCTGATCAGCGAATCAAGCGCTACGGCATTAATTTTGCTTCGAAACGCAATATTTGGCCTCGGACAAAAGATCGATCCATGGCCATGCCTATGCCATTCAACTTCAGACTATGTTTCATATAA
- the LOC8275575 gene encoding NAC transcription factor 25, which translates to MESTDSSSGSQHPHLPPGFRFHPTDEELVVHYLKKKAASAPLPVTIIAEVDLYKFDPWELPSKATFGEQEWYFFSPRDRKYPNGARPNRAATSGYWKATGTDKPILASNGAQKVGVKKALVFYGGKPPKGIKTNWIMHEYRLVDNNNSSSKPPGFDLANKKGSLRLDDWVLCRIYKKNNSQRTMDRDKEDSMEGFLATLPINPKPASSSVSKPAHAYGSVLDNEENFFEGILTGGDGMQNSSVSHQFPSSSPKQHMSIASISTSNPLAIKRVIPSQYWNHEAIAGSSIAAASSGKRFHGDLNSCSTGTEDNTSFVSLLSQLPQAGAPFHSNTFIGSLGDGVLRQQFQLPSMNWNS; encoded by the exons ATGGAGAGTACTGATTCATCCTCTGGTTCGCAGCACCCCCACCTGCCGCCAGGCTTCAGGTTCCACCCGACCGATGAAGAACTAGTAGTCCACTATCTTAAAAAGAAGGCTGCATCAGCTCCACTTCCTGTCACCATTATTGCGGAGGTTGATCTGTACAAATTTGATCCCTGGGAGCTACCGA GCAAGGCTACATTTGGAGAGCAGGAATGGTATTTTTTCAGTCCAAGAGATCGCAAGTACCCGAACGGGGCTAGGCCTAACCGGGCTGCAACTTCAGGGTACTGGAAAGCAACTGGAACAGATAAGCCGATACTTGCATCTAATGGAGCTCAAAAGGTTGGTGTCAAGAAGGCACTTGTCTTTTATGGTGGTAAACCTCCAAAGGGAATTAAGACGAATTGGATTATGCATGAATATCGCCTTGTCGATAATAACAATTCTAGCTCAAAGCCTCCTGGTTTTGATCTAGCTAACAAGAAAGGGTCTTTAAGG CTTGATGATTGGGTCTTATGCCGGATTTACAAGAAGAACAACTCACAAAGAACTATGGATAGGGACAAGGAAGATTCAATGGAAGGATTTCTTGCGACACTGCCAATAAACCCAAAACCTGCTTCTTCATCAGTTTCAAAACCTGCACATGCTTACGGTTCTGTACTTGACAATGAAGAGAATTTCTTTGAAGGAATACTAACAGGAGGTGATGGTATGCAAAATAGTTCAGTCTCTCATCAGTTTCCCTCTTCAAGCCCAAAACAACATATGTCCATCGCCTCAATTTCTACTTCTAACCCTCTTGCAATAAAACGTGTAATCCCATCTCAGTACTGGAATCATGAAGCTATCGCAGGATCATCCATTGCTGCGGCTTCTTCCGGAAAGCGTTTTCACGGTGATCTTAATAGCTGTAGCACTGGCACTGAGGATAACAcctcttttgtttctttgctAAGCCAGCTTCCTCAAGCCGGTGCACCATTTCATTCAAATACTTTTATTGGCTCTCTCGGTGATGGTGTTTTGAGACAACAGTTTCAGCTTCCAAGCATGAACTGGAACTCTTAA
- the LOC8281726 gene encoding serine carboxypeptidase-like 31 isoform X2 codes for MLVYMMKVFLTLVLVAVLPGEPVVCVRNSPYIGDKRLNSLENEHLVTNLPGQPAVDFRQYAGYVTVNEKNGRALFYWFYEATTHPDEKPLVLWLNGGPGCSSVGYGATQEIGPFLVDNDGHGLKYNPYSWNKEANMLFLESPVGVGFSYSNTTSDYSVLGDDFTANDAYAFLHKWFLKFPSYRMRAFYIAGESYAGKYVPELAELIHDKNTDPFLHIDLRGILMGNPETSDAEDWAGMVDFAWSHAVISDETHKIIRKSCNFNSNDTWNNDDCNRSVEELFRQYNEIDIYSLYTSVCIGDSASSDDKSMQIKFMRTSTMMPRIMGGYDPCLDAYARAFYNGPDVQKALHVSDGHWLKNWSICNDKIFDGWKDSKQSVLPIYKKLISAGLRIWVYSGDTDGRVPVLSTRYSLAALGLPITKAWRPWYHQKQVSGWFQEYEGLLFATFRGAGHAVPIFKPSESLAFFSAFLQGGSPPSSR; via the exons ATGTTGGTATATATGATGAAAGTTTTCCTCACTTTGGTTCTTGTTGCGGTATTACCCGGGGAGCCTGTTGTTTGTGTTAGGAATTCGCCATACATTGGTGACAAGAGATTGAACTCATTGGAGAATGAGCATCTTGTAACTAATTTGCCTGGCCAACCAGCTGTGGACTTTAGGCAGTATGCTGGTTATGTTACGGTGAATGAAAAGAATGGAAGGGCACTCTTTTATTGGTTCTATGAGGCCACCACTCACCCTGATGAAAAACCTCTAGTGCTGTGGCTCAATGGAG GTCCTGGGTGCTCTTCTGTGGGATATGGGGCAACACAAGAGATTGGCCCTTTCCTAGTGGACAATGATGGACATGGACTTAAATATAATCCCTACTCATGGAATAAAG AGGCCAACATGTTATTCCTGGAATCTCCAGTGGGTGTGGGATTTTCATACTCAAATACAACAAGTGATTACAGTGTCTTAGGAGATGATTTTACTG CAAATGATGCTTATGCTTTCCTGCATAAGTGGTTTCTCAAGTTTCCGTCATACAGAATGCGGGCATTTTATATTGCAGGGGAGAGCTATGCAG GAAAATACGTTCCTGAACTTGCTGAGCTGATACATGACAAGAACACAGATCCTTTCCTTCACATTGATCTCAGGGGTATCCTG ATGGGTAATCCTGAAACAAGTGATGCTGAGGACTGGGCTGGGATGGTGGATTTTGCTTGGAGCCATGCTGTTATATCAGATGAAACCCACAAGATAATTAGAAAAAGCTGCAACTTCAACAGTAATGACACATGGAATAATGATGACTGTAATCGATCTGTTGAAGAATTATTCAGACAGTACAATGAGATAGATATTTACAGCCTCTACACCTCTGTATGTATTGGTGATTCAGCAAGTTCAGATGACAAATCTATGCAAATCAAGTTTATGCGTACGTCAACAATG ATGCCAAGGATAATGGGTGGTTATGATCCATGCCTGGATGCATATGCAAGAGCTTTCTACAATGGACCAGACGTTCAAAAGGCCCTCCATGTCAGCGATGGTCACTGGCTCAAGAACTGGAGCATCTGCAA TGATAAGATATTTGATGGGTGGAAAGATTCAAAGCAATCAGTTCTTCCTATATACAAGAAGCTGATTTCGGCAGGGCTTAGAATATGGGTCTACAG CGGAGATACAGATGGAAGAGTTCCTGTACTGTCCACAAGATACAGCCTAGCTGCTTTGGGGCTGCCCATCACTAAAGCATGGAGGCCCTGGTACCACCAAAAGCag GTTAGCGGTTGGTTTCAAGAATACGAAGGGCTCCTGTTTGCAACATTTAGAGGAGCAGGGCATGCTGTGCCTATTTTCAAACCGAGCGAGTCATTGGCATTCTTCTCAGCCTTTCTTCAGGGGGGCTCTCCGCCTTCTTCGCGATAA
- the LOC8281726 gene encoding serine carboxypeptidase-like 31 isoform X1, with protein sequence MLVYMMKVFLTLVLVAVLPGEPVVCVRNSPYIGDKRLNSLENEHLVTNLPGQPAVDFRQYAGYVTVNEKNGRALFYWFYEATTHPDEKPLVLWLNGGPGCSSVGYGATQEIGPFLVDNDGHGLKYNPYSWNKEANMLFLESPVGVGFSYSNTTSDYSVLGDDFTANDAYAFLHKWFLKFPSYRMRAFYIAGESYAGKYVPELAELIHDKNTDPFLHIDLRGILMGNPETSDAEDWAGMVDFAWSHAVISDETHKIIRKSCNFNSNDTWNNDDCNRSVEELFRQYNEIDIYSLYTSVCIGDSASSDDKSMQIKFMRTSTMGVFFQMPRIMGGYDPCLDAYARAFYNGPDVQKALHVSDGHWLKNWSICNDKIFDGWKDSKQSVLPIYKKLISAGLRIWVYSGDTDGRVPVLSTRYSLAALGLPITKAWRPWYHQKQVSGWFQEYEGLLFATFRGAGHAVPIFKPSESLAFFSAFLQGGSPPSSR encoded by the exons ATGTTGGTATATATGATGAAAGTTTTCCTCACTTTGGTTCTTGTTGCGGTATTACCCGGGGAGCCTGTTGTTTGTGTTAGGAATTCGCCATACATTGGTGACAAGAGATTGAACTCATTGGAGAATGAGCATCTTGTAACTAATTTGCCTGGCCAACCAGCTGTGGACTTTAGGCAGTATGCTGGTTATGTTACGGTGAATGAAAAGAATGGAAGGGCACTCTTTTATTGGTTCTATGAGGCCACCACTCACCCTGATGAAAAACCTCTAGTGCTGTGGCTCAATGGAG GTCCTGGGTGCTCTTCTGTGGGATATGGGGCAACACAAGAGATTGGCCCTTTCCTAGTGGACAATGATGGACATGGACTTAAATATAATCCCTACTCATGGAATAAAG AGGCCAACATGTTATTCCTGGAATCTCCAGTGGGTGTGGGATTTTCATACTCAAATACAACAAGTGATTACAGTGTCTTAGGAGATGATTTTACTG CAAATGATGCTTATGCTTTCCTGCATAAGTGGTTTCTCAAGTTTCCGTCATACAGAATGCGGGCATTTTATATTGCAGGGGAGAGCTATGCAG GAAAATACGTTCCTGAACTTGCTGAGCTGATACATGACAAGAACACAGATCCTTTCCTTCACATTGATCTCAGGGGTATCCTG ATGGGTAATCCTGAAACAAGTGATGCTGAGGACTGGGCTGGGATGGTGGATTTTGCTTGGAGCCATGCTGTTATATCAGATGAAACCCACAAGATAATTAGAAAAAGCTGCAACTTCAACAGTAATGACACATGGAATAATGATGACTGTAATCGATCTGTTGAAGAATTATTCAGACAGTACAATGAGATAGATATTTACAGCCTCTACACCTCTGTATGTATTGGTGATTCAGCAAGTTCAGATGACAAATCTATGCAAATCAAGTTTATGCGTACGTCAACAATG GGAGTTTTCTTTCAGATGCCAAGGATAATGGGTGGTTATGATCCATGCCTGGATGCATATGCAAGAGCTTTCTACAATGGACCAGACGTTCAAAAGGCCCTCCATGTCAGCGATGGTCACTGGCTCAAGAACTGGAGCATCTGCAA TGATAAGATATTTGATGGGTGGAAAGATTCAAAGCAATCAGTTCTTCCTATATACAAGAAGCTGATTTCGGCAGGGCTTAGAATATGGGTCTACAG CGGAGATACAGATGGAAGAGTTCCTGTACTGTCCACAAGATACAGCCTAGCTGCTTTGGGGCTGCCCATCACTAAAGCATGGAGGCCCTGGTACCACCAAAAGCag GTTAGCGGTTGGTTTCAAGAATACGAAGGGCTCCTGTTTGCAACATTTAGAGGAGCAGGGCATGCTGTGCCTATTTTCAAACCGAGCGAGTCATTGGCATTCTTCTCAGCCTTTCTTCAGGGGGGCTCTCCGCCTTCTTCGCGATAA